Proteins encoded by one window of Roseibium sp. Sym1:
- a CDS encoding DUF2189 domain-containing protein, with the protein MPKVNKITANDIIDALAAGLADFRRAPIYGLVIGAVFAAGGLFVILSAAALKMSYLSYPAAAGFVLLGPFAAVGLYEVSRRLASGEELSWSTILGTMWAQKGRELSWMAFVVLFIQIMWMYQVRLLLALFLGFRSFASFDEFLTEVVSTPEGLMFLAVGHVVGAILSLILFSLTVISFPLLLEEDRDFITAMITSVRAVVTSPVPMIGWAIVVTAILIVSMAPAFLGLIVTLPILGHTTWHLYKKCVVIPEEGSS; encoded by the coding sequence ATGCCCAAGGTCAACAAGATCACCGCCAACGACATCATCGATGCGCTGGCCGCAGGTCTCGCCGATTTCCGGAGGGCACCGATTTACGGCCTCGTCATCGGAGCGGTCTTTGCCGCGGGCGGGTTGTTCGTGATCCTGAGCGCAGCGGCGCTCAAGATGAGCTACCTGTCCTACCCGGCCGCAGCCGGGTTCGTCCTGCTCGGGCCGTTTGCCGCCGTCGGCCTCTACGAGGTCAGCCGGCGTCTTGCCAGCGGCGAGGAGCTTTCCTGGTCGACCATCCTCGGCACCATGTGGGCCCAGAAAGGCCGCGAGCTTTCCTGGATGGCCTTCGTGGTCCTGTTCATCCAGATCATGTGGATGTATCAGGTCCGCCTGCTGCTCGCCCTGTTCCTCGGCTTCCGTTCGTTCGCCTCGTTCGACGAATTCCTGACCGAGGTGGTGTCGACACCGGAAGGGCTGATGTTCCTGGCCGTCGGCCACGTGGTCGGCGCGATCCTGTCGCTGATCCTGTTCTCGCTGACCGTGATCTCCTTCCCGCTGCTGCTGGAAGAAGACCGGGACTTCATCACCGCCATGATCACCAGCGTGCGCGCGGTCGTCACCTCGCCGGTGCCGATGATCGGCTGGGCGATTGTCGTCACCGCCATCCTGATCGTCTCGATGGCACCTGCCTTCCTCGGCCTGATCGTCACCCTGCCGATCCTCGGCCACACGACGTGGCATCTCTACAAGAAATGCGTGGTGATCCCGGAGGAAGGCTCAAGCTGA
- a CDS encoding FkbM family methyltransferase: MDQQGNRLDIIHKNRLPFYKTGIAPRVFGLLNDYMIDPDELQENDVVLDCGANVGEIGVGLRLAGKNVCYLAFEPGEEEHAACAVNNPDKACEKKALWNETTVLQFFEKSDSADSSLIEFGDYNSVTRVATTTVDEYCAANGIDRIKYLKIEAEGAEPEALEGAVNTLAQTHFVTVDCGYERGFDKESTLPKVCNLLIGNGFELIEVRKGRLIALFENKRN, encoded by the coding sequence ATGGACCAACAGGGGAACCGGCTGGACATCATTCACAAGAACAGGCTGCCCTTTTACAAGACCGGTATCGCTCCTCGGGTGTTCGGTCTGCTCAACGATTACATGATCGATCCTGATGAACTTCAGGAAAACGATGTCGTCCTGGATTGCGGTGCCAATGTCGGAGAGATCGGCGTAGGTTTGCGCCTGGCCGGCAAAAACGTTTGCTACCTGGCTTTCGAGCCGGGCGAAGAAGAACACGCGGCCTGTGCGGTCAACAATCCGGATAAAGCCTGCGAAAAAAAGGCGCTCTGGAACGAAACCACCGTTCTGCAATTCTTCGAAAAGTCCGACAGCGCGGATTCCTCTCTGATCGAATTCGGCGACTACAACTCCGTCACAAGGGTTGCGACGACAACTGTCGACGAATATTGCGCAGCCAACGGCATCGACCGGATCAAGTATCTGAAGATCGAAGCCGAGGGCGCGGAACCGGAAGCGCTTGAAGGAGCGGTAAACACGCTCGCGCAAACGCATTTCGTGACCGTCGATTGCGGTTACGAACGGGGTTTCGACAAGGAAAGCACCCTGCCGAAGGTCTGCAATCTGTTGATCGGCAACGGTTTCGAACTCATCGAGGTGCGCAAGGGGCGGTTGATCGCGCTGTTTGAGAACAAGCGCAATTGA
- the truA gene encoding tRNA pseudouridine(38-40) synthase TruA — protein MPRYKLTVEYDGRPFCGWQRQANGPSVQAVIERAVKAFSGEEITIGGAGRTDTGVHATGQVCHIDLSKSWPANTVMGAMNFHCQPDPVVILDAEEMHEGFDARFSAIRRSYRYRIQNRLPPLTHQRGLAWHVKTDLDADAMHAAAQEFVGHHDFTTFRHTRCQAKSPEKTLEEFRVYRDGEFVIAECSSRSFLHNQVRSMVGTLRLVGEGKWGEGDITKALAARDRKACGPVAPADGLYLTRVDYRSAELDIELKKDWQARKAAMAVEDDGEM, from the coding sequence ATGCCGCGCTACAAGCTGACGGTGGAATATGACGGCCGGCCCTTCTGCGGCTGGCAGCGGCAGGCCAACGGCCCGTCGGTCCAGGCCGTGATCGAACGCGCGGTCAAGGCTTTTTCCGGCGAGGAAATCACCATCGGCGGCGCGGGACGGACCGACACGGGCGTGCATGCCACGGGCCAGGTCTGCCACATCGATCTTTCAAAATCCTGGCCTGCGAACACCGTCATGGGCGCGATGAATTTCCACTGCCAGCCGGACCCGGTGGTGATCCTCGACGCGGAAGAAATGCACGAGGGCTTCGACGCCCGCTTTTCCGCGATCCGCCGCTCCTATCGTTACCGCATCCAGAACCGCCTGCCGCCGCTGACCCATCAACGCGGCCTCGCCTGGCATGTGAAGACGGATCTCGACGCCGATGCCATGCACGCGGCTGCCCAGGAATTTGTCGGCCATCACGACTTCACCACCTTCCGCCACACCCGCTGCCAGGCCAAAAGCCCGGAGAAGACCCTCGAGGAATTCCGGGTCTACCGGGACGGCGAATTCGTCATCGCCGAATGTTCCTCGCGCTCCTTCCTGCACAACCAGGTCCGCTCCATGGTCGGTACACTCAGGCTGGTCGGCGAGGGCAAGTGGGGCGAGGGCGACATCACGAAAGCTCTGGCCGCGCGCGACCGCAAGGCCTGCGGCCCGGTCGCGCCCGCCGACGGGCTTTACCTCACCCGCGTCGATTACCGGTCGGCGGAACTGGACATCGAGCTCAAGAAGGACTGGCAGGCGCGCAAGGCGGCGATGGCGGTAGAGGATGACGGCGAAATGTAG
- a CDS encoding GNAT family N-acetyltransferase gives MSVTAIPNLTVRDFAPADETTVRDLVTAAFSSDREAKLVHTLRHCGALVLEQVAVDENGRIVGHVAYSRVTPAAIGPGQAMQIACLAPVSVWPEMQHKGIGTTLIRNSLEKLQEHGEDLVLVLGPPAYYPRFGFDAELAKKVQGPYAGAAFMALALNDACVRDLPIEVAFATPFEDFE, from the coding sequence ATGTCCGTAACCGCCATACCGAACCTGACCGTCCGTGACTTTGCGCCTGCCGACGAAACCACCGTCAGGGATCTTGTGACCGCCGCCTTCTCCTCCGACCGGGAAGCAAAGCTGGTTCACACATTGCGCCATTGCGGCGCACTGGTTCTGGAACAGGTCGCGGTGGACGAGAACGGCCGGATCGTCGGCCATGTCGCCTACAGCCGTGTCACGCCGGCGGCGATCGGCCCCGGACAGGCCATGCAGATCGCCTGCCTGGCCCCCGTCTCCGTCTGGCCGGAGATGCAGCACAAGGGCATTGGCACGACGCTGATCCGCAACTCGCTGGAAAAACTGCAGGAACATGGCGAGGATCTTGTGCTGGTGCTCGGGCCGCCGGCCTATTACCCGCGCTTCGGTTTTGACGCCGAGCTGGCGAAAAAGGTGCAGGGACCTTATGCGGGCGCGGCCTTCATGGCGCTCGCGCTGAACGACGCCTGCGTCCGCGACCTGCCGATCGAGGTCGCTTTTGCCACCCCATTTGAAGACTTCGAATAA